From Cryobacterium sp. GrIS_2_6:
AGCCTCCGGCGTCATCCCGCAAATCTCGATCATCTGCGGCCCCGCCGCCGGTGGCGCGGTCTACTCCCCCGCACTCACCGACTTCGTGATCATGGTCGACAAGATCAGCCAGATGTTCGTCACCGGCCCCGACGTGATCAAGACCGTCACCGGCGAAGACGTGGGCATGGAGGAGCTCGGCGGCGCGCTCACCCACAACAAGGTCTCCGGTGTCGCGCACTACCTCGCGAGCGATGAGGCCGACGCGCTCGACTACGCCCGGACCCTGCTCGGCTTCCTGCCCGACAACAACCTCGCCGAGCTTCCGGTCTTCGACAGCGACGTGGAGCTCGAGACGACGGATGCCGACCGCGCGCTCAACACCATCATCCCGGACTCGCCGAATCAGCCATACGACGTCAAGACCGTGATCGAGCACATCGTCGACCGCGGCGACTTCCTCGAAACGCAGCCGCTGTTCGCCCCGAACATCGTCGTCGGCTTCGCCCGCGTCGAGGGCCGGTCCGTCGGCATCGTCGCCAACCAGCCCAACGCCATGGCCGGGACGCTCAACATCCAGGCCGGCGAGAAGGCCGCCCGCTTCGTGCGGTTCTGCGACGCATTCTCGATCCCGATCCTCACCCTCGTCGACGTTCCCGGCTTCCTTCCCGGAACCGATCAGGAGTGGACCGGCGTCATCCGCCGCGGCGCGAAGCTGCTCTACGCCTACGCAGAGGCGACGGTGCCGCTCGTGACCGTGATCCTGCGGAAGGCATACGGCGGCGCGTACATCGTGATGGGTTCCAAGCAGCTCGGTGCCGACATCAACCTCGCCTGGCCGACCGCCGAGATCGCCGTGATGGGCGGCCAGGGCGCCGTGAACATCCTCTACCGCGCCGAGATCAAGAAAGCCGAAGCCGCGGAGGAGGATGTCAACGCCGTGCGCACCCGCCTCGCCAACGAGTACACCTACAACGTCGCGAGCCCGTTCCTGGCCGCCGAACGCGGCGAGCTCGACGGGATCATCGAGCCGGCAGCCACCAGGGTCGCCATCACCAAGGCGCTGCGGGCCCTGCGCACCAAGCGCTCGAGCCTGCCGCCCAAGAAGCACGGCAACATCCCGCTGTAGGGAGCGACCATGGCAGACGAAGAGAACGCCCGACCGGACGCACCGGAGGACACCCCCGCGGACACTCCGGCGCACCTGCGGTTCCTGACCCGCGGCATCAGCCCGGTCGAGGCCGCGGCCGTGTCCGCTGTTCTGCACGGCCTGCTCCGCGAGGAGACCGGCAGCCTGCACAAGAAGCCGACCGGCGCCCGCAGCGGCTGGCAGGCCGGCCAGCGGGCTATCCGGCCGCCCTTCGTCTCCGGGCAGAGCAGCTGGGGCGAGTTCCGGGTCTGAACCGTCCGGGCCCTGGCCGGTCCCCCTAAATGCCGACTTTTGAATTGCGCACGGCTCGACCACTATAGATAGTGCTAGGTGTCGCTCACTGAGTTACACAACCAGAACTCGTCGACTAGGGTAAGCAGGCGAATTCTGGGGGCACGTCAGGGTGACATTCGGGTTGTCGCCCTGGCACAACGTAAAAAAAGGGGACCAGCCTTCGGGTTGGTCCCTTTTTTTGCGTTCCGGGCTCTCCCTTCCGGGCGGGGGTCGTTCCCCGCAGGCCCTCAGGCGCCGAGGGCGGATGCCGTGGCCGGCTCCCTGGGGATCTCGAGCCACAGGTCAACCTCGGGCTCAGGTGAGTCCTGGCCCAGGGCGCTGAGTCGGGCATCCGCACTGCTGAGGCCGACCACGGTCACGGCCGTCGCCGATCCTTCCCCCGCGGTGCGTGCGATGATCGTGTCGGCCGTCGATTCGCCGATGGCGGCGGCGAGCTGGTTGAGGACGGTTTCGAGCTCCGCACCGTCGAGGTCGTCGATCGTGCCCTCGTCGAGCAGCGTCACGATGCCGCCACGGCGCCTGGCGGTCATCACCTGCTCGCGCACAGCGTCGTTGAGCAGCTTGCGGCCGCGGATCTCGTCCC
This genomic window contains:
- a CDS encoding acyl-CoA carboxylase subunit beta, which produces MSDNSPVTGPDLYTTAGKLADLKIRYHEAVTASGEAAIEKQHAKGKMTARERIELLLDQGSFVELDEFVRHRTHGFGMEKKRPYGDAVVTGTGTIHGRQVAVYSQDFTIFGGSLGEVAGDKIIKVMDLALKTGVPIIGILDSGGARIQEGVVALGKYGEIFRRNTAASGVIPQISIICGPAAGGAVYSPALTDFVIMVDKISQMFVTGPDVIKTVTGEDVGMEELGGALTHNKVSGVAHYLASDEADALDYARTLLGFLPDNNLAELPVFDSDVELETTDADRALNTIIPDSPNQPYDVKTVIEHIVDRGDFLETQPLFAPNIVVGFARVEGRSVGIVANQPNAMAGTLNIQAGEKAARFVRFCDAFSIPILTLVDVPGFLPGTDQEWTGVIRRGAKLLYAYAEATVPLVTVILRKAYGGAYIVMGSKQLGADINLAWPTAEIAVMGGQGAVNILYRAEIKKAEAAEEDVNAVRTRLANEYTYNVASPFLAAERGELDGIIEPAATRVAITKALRALRTKRSSLPPKKHGNIPL